Proteins encoded together in one Lathyrus oleraceus cultivar Zhongwan6 chromosome 5, CAAS_Psat_ZW6_1.0, whole genome shotgun sequence window:
- the LOC127079959 gene encoding uncharacterized protein LOC127079959, protein MFEDSPSKEIKRKFGGMKGIPSRSYKGKSHVGPARSWSKVVTPTRNRKVVYSRDSEFEVEEDVHDITHMRRSAINKPYAAMPEAPLDNVSLDYMKNAERWKYVIKMRIYFERELGKDALKCKEVMEIIEVDGLMKTVAKFGTCYESLVKEFMVTIPDRCDNVKSEDYRKVYVRGNFITFSPVMINKFLGRSGEPQAELEVTDDQVCKEITAKQVKQWPNRGKLFVGKLSVKYAILHRIGTTNWVPTNHTSTISTGLGKFIYVIGTRRDFDFEKYIFEQVLKQTFSTVAKMPICFPSLICGIILNQHPGILFPINSVKKNESPLSFHYKLFVGTHVPDIVQLKETCKESEDSIRFSTATKIYLEKLMKALMEEEEKKVEHDSDDNVIADVEDSVGGNDIEIDVAKEDKGEEYATAYSDSQEDI, encoded by the coding sequence ATGTTTGAGGATTCTCCTTCTAAGGAGATAAAAAGAAAATTTGGTGGCATGAAAGGCATTCCCTCTAGAAGTTACAAAGGAAAATCTCATGTTGGTCCTGCTAGATCATGGAGTAAAGTTGTTACACCTACGAGGAATAGGAAAGTTGTTTATTCAAGAGATTCTGAGTTTGAGGTCGAAGAGGATGTCCATGACATCACTCATATGAGAAGATCTGCTATAAATAAGCCTTATGCTGCTATGCCTGAGGCTCCACTGGACAATGTATCATTAGATTATATGAAGAATGCTGAAAGGTGGAAGTATGTCATTAAAATGAGGATATATTTTGAGAGGGAATTGGGTAAGGATGCCCTAAAATGTAAGGAGGTTATGGAGATTATAGAAGTTGATGGTCTGATGAAGACTGTCGCAAAATTTGGCACTTGCTATGAAAGTCTAGTCAAGGAGTTTATGGTGACCATTCCTGATAGGTGTGATAATGTGAAGAGTGAAGACTATAGGAAGGTGTATGTCAGAGGAAATTTCATAACATTTTCTCCTGTTATGATCAACAAGTTTCTGGGAAGATCTGGAGAACCCCAGGCTGAGCTAGAGGTTACAGATGACCAAGTGTGCAAGGAGATAACTGCCAAGCAAGTAAAACAATGGCCAAACAGAGGAAAGTTGTTTGTTGGGAAGCTAAGTGTCAAGTATGCAATCCTTCATAGGATTGGGACTaccaactgggtgcctactaatcacACCTCAACCATCTCTACTGGGCTTGGGAAGTTTATATATGTTATTGGGACAAGAAGAGATTTTGATTTTGAGAAGTACATTTTTGAACAAGTTCTGAAGCAGACCTTCTCAACTGTTGCGAAGATGCCTATCTGCTTTCCCTCACTCATCTGTGGGATAATCCTAAACCAACATCCTGGAATCTTATTTCCTATTAATagtgtgaagaaaaatgaatCTCCTTTATCCTTCCACTACAAATTGTTTGTTGGAACACATGTTCCAGATATTGTACAACTGAAGGAGACTTGTAAAGAGTCAGAGGATTCCATAAGGTTTAGCACTGCTACAAAGATATATCTTGAAAAATTGATGAAGGCTTTgatggaagaagaagaaaagaaagtTGAACATGATAGTGATGACAATGTTATAGCTGATGTTGAGGACTCTGTTGGTGGCAATGATATTGAGATTGATGTAGCTAAAGAAGATAAAGGAGAGGAGTATGCTACTGCATACTCAGATAGTCAGGAAGATATCTGA